One Nostoc punctiforme PCC 73102 DNA window includes the following coding sequences:
- the ilvD gene encoding dihydroxy-acid dehydratase, which translates to MSENLRSQVVTQGVQRSPNRAMLRAVGFKDEDFNKAIVGIANGYSTITPCNMGINQLAQRAEAGIKTAGAMPQIFGTITISDGISMGTEGMKYSLVSREVIADSIETACTGQSMDGVLAIGGCDKNMPGAMLAIARMNIPAIFVYGGTIKPGHYNGRDLTVVSSFEAVGQYSAGKIDDKELLEVESRACPGAGSCGGMFTANTMSSAFEAMGMSLPYSSTMAAEDAEKADSTEKSAFVLVEAIKKQILPRQIITRKSIENAISVIMAVGGSTNAVLHFLAIARAANVELTLDDFETIRARVPVLCDLKPSGKYVATDLHKAGGIPQVMKMLLAHGLLHGDSLTISGQTIAEILADIPEEPSANQDVIRAWNNPMYAQGHLAILRGNLATEGAVAKITGVKKPVITGPARVFESEEASLDAILAGKIQAGDILVIRYEGPKGGPGMREMLAPTSAIIGAGLGDAVGLITDGRFSGGTYGMVVGHVAPEAAVGGAIALVEEGDSITIDAPARLLQLNISEEELARRRANWQPPAPRYTKGVLAKYAKLVSSSSIGAVTDLDLF; encoded by the coding sequence ATGTCGGAGAATTTGAGAAGCCAAGTAGTGACGCAAGGAGTGCAGCGATCGCCAAATCGAGCTATGCTGCGGGCAGTTGGTTTTAAAGATGAAGATTTCAATAAAGCCATTGTCGGTATAGCCAACGGTTACAGCACGATCACCCCCTGCAATATGGGGATAAATCAACTGGCACAGAGGGCAGAAGCTGGGATTAAAACCGCCGGAGCAATGCCGCAAATATTTGGCACAATTACCATCAGCGACGGGATTTCAATGGGAACCGAAGGGATGAAATATTCCCTAGTATCGCGGGAAGTTATCGCCGATTCCATCGAAACCGCCTGTACCGGACAAAGTATGGATGGTGTACTAGCCATTGGTGGCTGTGATAAGAATATGCCAGGCGCAATGCTAGCGATCGCGCGGATGAATATCCCGGCAATATTCGTTTACGGTGGCACAATTAAACCCGGTCACTACAACGGACGCGATTTAACCGTTGTCAGTTCTTTTGAAGCTGTTGGTCAATACAGTGCGGGAAAAATTGACGACAAGGAATTATTAGAAGTCGAAAGTCGCGCTTGTCCTGGCGCTGGTTCCTGCGGGGGAATGTTCACAGCTAACACCATGTCTTCAGCATTTGAAGCGATGGGAATGAGTTTACCCTATTCTTCCACAATGGCAGCCGAAGATGCCGAAAAAGCCGACAGCACGGAAAAATCAGCCTTTGTGCTAGTCGAAGCCATCAAGAAGCAAATCTTACCCCGGCAAATTATCACCCGTAAATCTATAGAGAATGCCATCTCTGTGATTATGGCGGTGGGTGGTTCGACCAATGCAGTATTGCATTTCTTAGCGATCGCCCGCGCTGCGAATGTAGAGTTAACCCTAGATGACTTTGAAACAATCCGCGCCCGTGTTCCCGTTTTGTGCGATCTAAAACCAAGCGGTAAATATGTCGCTACAGATTTGCACAAAGCTGGTGGCATTCCGCAAGTCATGAAGATGCTACTCGCACATGGCTTATTGCATGGTGATAGTCTCACCATTAGCGGTCAAACCATTGCAGAGATATTAGCAGACATACCCGAAGAGCCATCTGCCAATCAAGATGTGATTCGGGCTTGGAATAACCCGATGTATGCTCAAGGACATTTAGCCATCCTCAGAGGTAATCTGGCAACGGAAGGGGCTGTCGCTAAAATTACCGGCGTGAAAAAACCAGTCATTACCGGGCCTGCACGGGTGTTTGAGTCGGAAGAAGCCTCTTTAGATGCAATTTTGGCGGGTAAAATTCAAGCTGGTGATATTTTGGTTATTCGCTACGAAGGGCCCAAAGGCGGCCCTGGAATGCGAGAAATGTTGGCTCCCACTTCGGCAATTATCGGGGCTGGCTTGGGTGATGCGGTGGGATTAATTACCGATGGGCGCTTTTCTGGCGGTACTTATGGCATGGTGGTTGGTCATGTTGCTCCAGAAGCAGCAGTGGGTGGTGCGATCGCGCTTGTTGAAGAAGGCGATAGTATTACCATTGATGCACCCGCACGCCTTTTGCAGTTGAATATATCTGAAGAAGAATTAGCTCGTCGTCGTGCTAATTGGCAACCTCCCGCTCCACGTTACACCAAAGGCGTGTTGGCGAAATATGCCAAACTGGTATCTTCTAGCAGCATCGGTGCTGTGACAGATTTGGATTTGTTTTAA